From a region of the Asterias amurensis chromosome 2, ASM3211899v1 genome:
- the LOC139949674 gene encoding uncharacterized protein isoform X1, protein MDSMMMSDDPSLESDTRYEMGVSHNATVYAVGGPATTPPSLSNFTLPDPSSVPPVIDDTDRGQQTDTLSSNIEEVTQAIEGEHADLLTGPERESKTYGRFKNCDICQVVMNSAAQAEMHYGGKTHQKKLRRIAEMKADSDTEEILSSGFSILPSTSSTAKGLTMPHCDICGLTFTAMSQAKMHLSGARHAKKLRQLNLSAKEEIAVPSESIGSTEKEKEALVCTICKTICTSWLQLEQHRQGGKHKSVVDAVISAEESRLAASSSNVNSEPETNFACASCNVSTNSEQQYLQHMGSQRHRNKLLHNERESNRHRPYPTKQDGLQKKLTSSNVNFQQNEKSSNTYKALLGVNTRNRKVPYGARYNNSRGQGRNFTESRTFYREASSSMGIGRNNSPYQQTRYFAGSGRGNSLSQQCRLPANRDQSDEDIYIHNDPSVVFPNQDKWYGHDDGRPDMTNSAIGDNGGGNDANNFDDSRVYSSANHMKLGFGKGSGWRDNPSW, encoded by the exons ATGGATTCGATGATGATGTCCGATGATCCTTCTTTGGAGTCGGACACTCGCTATGAAATGGGTGTATCCCACAATGCTACAGTATATGCAGTGGGGGGCCCAGCCACCACACCACCTTCGTTATCCAACTTTACCCTACCAGATCCCTCCAGCGTCCCCCCTGTCATTGACGATACAGACAGGGGGCAGCAGACTGACACGTTATCAAGCAACATAGAAGAAGTAACCCAAGCGATTGAGGGCGAACACGCCGACCTTTTAACGGGACCGGAGAGAGAGTCAAAAACATATGGAAGGTTTAAGAACTGTGACATCTGTCAAGTCGTTATGAATTCCGCGGCGCAGGCCGAAATGCATTATGGTGGTAAGACGCATCAGAAGAAGTTGAGGCGTATAGCTGAGATGAAGG cgGATTCCGACACTGAGGAAATCTTGTCCTCTGGCTTCAGTATCTTGCCATCTACGAGCAGTACAGCCAAGGGTCTGACCATGCCTCACTGTGACATCTGTGGGCTGACCTTCACCGCCATGTCCCAGGCCAAGATGCACTTGAGCGGGGCGCGCCATGCTAAGAAACTCCGCCAATTAAACCTGAGTGCTAAGGAGGAGATTGCCGTTCCATCAG AATCCATTGGATCAacagagaaagaaaaagaagccCTTGTGTGCACTATCTGTAAAACAATCTGCACCTCTTGGTTACAACTTGAACAACACCGTCAAG GAGGTAAACACAAGAGTGTAGTAGATGCTGTTATAAGTGCCGAGGAAAGCCGCCTCGCAGCGTCATCGTCCAATGTGAATTCTGAACCAGAAACCAACTTTGCCTGTGCTTCTTGTAATGTCTCGACTAACTCCGAGCAGCAGTATCTTCAG CACATGGGAAGTCAGAGGCACAGAAACAAGTTGTTGCATAATGAAAGAGAGAGTAACCGTCATCGACCCTATCCCACGAAACAAGATGGTTTACAAAAGAAG TTGACAAGCAGCAACGTCAACTTCCAACAAAATGAGAAGAGCAGCAATACCTACAAAGCATTATTGGGAGTGAACACACGGAACAGGAAGGTCCCTTACGGAGCACGCTACAACAATTCACGTGGCCAGGGCAGAAACTTCACAGAATCCCGCACATTTTACCGAGAGGCTTCATCTTCTATGGGGATAGGCCGTAACAACTCACCTTATCAACAAACAAGATACTTTGCTGGATCGGGCCGTGGCAACTCACTAAGCCAACAATGCAGGTTACCAGCTAACCGGGACCAATCCGACGAAGACATCTACATCCACAATGATCCGTCAGTGGTGTTTCCAAATCAAGATAAATGGTACGGACATGATGACGGTAGGCCAGACATGACCAACTCTGCTATAGGAGACAATGGCGGTGGCAATGACGCcaacaactttgatgacagtcGGGTTTACTCGTCGGCCAATCACATGAAGCTAGGGTTCGGTAAGGGCAGTGGTTGGCGCGACAACCCATCTTGGTGA
- the LOC139949674 gene encoding uncharacterized protein isoform X2, protein MDSMMMSDDPSLESDTRYEMGVSHNATVYAVGGPATTPPSLSNFTLPDPSSVPPVIDDTDRGQQTDTLSSNIEEVTQAIEGEHADLLTGPERESKTYGRFKNCDICQVVMNSAAQAEMHYGGKTHQKKLRRIAEMKADSDTEEILSSGFSILPSTSSTAKGLTMPHCDICGLTFTAMSQAKMHLSGARHAKKLRQLNLSAKEEIAVPSGGKHKSVVDAVISAEESRLAASSSNVNSEPETNFACASCNVSTNSEQQYLQHMGSQRHRNKLLHNERESNRHRPYPTKQDGLQKKLTSSNVNFQQNEKSSNTYKALLGVNTRNRKVPYGARYNNSRGQGRNFTESRTFYREASSSMGIGRNNSPYQQTRYFAGSGRGNSLSQQCRLPANRDQSDEDIYIHNDPSVVFPNQDKWYGHDDGRPDMTNSAIGDNGGGNDANNFDDSRVYSSANHMKLGFGKGSGWRDNPSW, encoded by the exons ATGGATTCGATGATGATGTCCGATGATCCTTCTTTGGAGTCGGACACTCGCTATGAAATGGGTGTATCCCACAATGCTACAGTATATGCAGTGGGGGGCCCAGCCACCACACCACCTTCGTTATCCAACTTTACCCTACCAGATCCCTCCAGCGTCCCCCCTGTCATTGACGATACAGACAGGGGGCAGCAGACTGACACGTTATCAAGCAACATAGAAGAAGTAACCCAAGCGATTGAGGGCGAACACGCCGACCTTTTAACGGGACCGGAGAGAGAGTCAAAAACATATGGAAGGTTTAAGAACTGTGACATCTGTCAAGTCGTTATGAATTCCGCGGCGCAGGCCGAAATGCATTATGGTGGTAAGACGCATCAGAAGAAGTTGAGGCGTATAGCTGAGATGAAGG cgGATTCCGACACTGAGGAAATCTTGTCCTCTGGCTTCAGTATCTTGCCATCTACGAGCAGTACAGCCAAGGGTCTGACCATGCCTCACTGTGACATCTGTGGGCTGACCTTCACCGCCATGTCCCAGGCCAAGATGCACTTGAGCGGGGCGCGCCATGCTAAGAAACTCCGCCAATTAAACCTGAGTGCTAAGGAGGAGATTGCCGTTCCATCAG GAGGTAAACACAAGAGTGTAGTAGATGCTGTTATAAGTGCCGAGGAAAGCCGCCTCGCAGCGTCATCGTCCAATGTGAATTCTGAACCAGAAACCAACTTTGCCTGTGCTTCTTGTAATGTCTCGACTAACTCCGAGCAGCAGTATCTTCAG CACATGGGAAGTCAGAGGCACAGAAACAAGTTGTTGCATAATGAAAGAGAGAGTAACCGTCATCGACCCTATCCCACGAAACAAGATGGTTTACAAAAGAAG TTGACAAGCAGCAACGTCAACTTCCAACAAAATGAGAAGAGCAGCAATACCTACAAAGCATTATTGGGAGTGAACACACGGAACAGGAAGGTCCCTTACGGAGCACGCTACAACAATTCACGTGGCCAGGGCAGAAACTTCACAGAATCCCGCACATTTTACCGAGAGGCTTCATCTTCTATGGGGATAGGCCGTAACAACTCACCTTATCAACAAACAAGATACTTTGCTGGATCGGGCCGTGGCAACTCACTAAGCCAACAATGCAGGTTACCAGCTAACCGGGACCAATCCGACGAAGACATCTACATCCACAATGATCCGTCAGTGGTGTTTCCAAATCAAGATAAATGGTACGGACATGATGACGGTAGGCCAGACATGACCAACTCTGCTATAGGAGACAATGGCGGTGGCAATGACGCcaacaactttgatgacagtcGGGTTTACTCGTCGGCCAATCACATGAAGCTAGGGTTCGGTAAGGGCAGTGGTTGGCGCGACAACCCATCTTGGTGA
- the LOC139954142 gene encoding rabenosyn-5-like isoform X1, with amino-acid sequence MSAAMSSSDSAIREGFLCPICFKDLNSVYQLQTHFEENHSNEDKAVLQQLKGFFGKAKKLLSKHEEQSGEVVDDIIDVTDERPVGPVTTSACVGGFDVSSWPPQELGAVCEHYDYFRGQRGTRIDRSTVETNKLLIRLEKLVKFNGECSEPSKRKGKRARKAFEKTVVPWKDDSSTKFCPFCLERFGLSLRRHHCRLCGNIACLKCSDFLPDTVCESVLKSEEELLKEHRQKQAQKTDGVEAGGAEAMSGTLRICKHCDGLLVIKLQKLKQKAIKPASLLLYERLTEVKNHLLAQLSVHNPRVESLMSGSSSHSRNFLEGERTKILKNFDLIDTISKRILALSASTSSPSHQRLYHKIRTHCTLFIQANMQTMVALPTSEELQRLEGERRVAIARRIQEEKAAELEAQRQERIQHEKQEQRTLERMKKGHTRIPSWPLNLNKSKQETSPTKRSEAGAKTLEGGWKPSVVSEAELMASSDNPMIQQMNIIRNYIKQAKEMQRTDEVKMLQDNLRELEMEYGRQARF; translated from the exons ATGTCTGCAGCAATGAGTAGCAGTGACTCCGCCATTCGAGAGGGATTTCTCTGTCCAATCTGCTTTAAGGATCTCAACTCTGTCTATCAACTGCAgacacattttgaagaaaatcacaGTAATGAAGACAAGGCTGTTTTACAACAGCTAAAAGGATTTTTTG GTAAAGCCAAGAAGCTGTTGAGTAAACATGAAGAGCAGTCTGGGGAGGTTGTGGATGATATCATTGATGTGACCGATGAGAGGCCCGTTGGGCCAGTTACAACCTCAGCCTGTGTTGGAGGATTTGATGTGTCGTCTTGGCCCCCTCAAGAATTGG GAGCTGTGTGCGAGCATTACGACTACTTTAGGGGTCAACGTGGCACAAGGATAGACCGTAGCACTGTTGAAACCAACAAGCTACTGATCCGTTTGGAGAAACTAGTGAAGTTTAACGGTGAATGCAGCGAGCCATCCAAACGTAAAGGTAAACGAGCCCGAAAAG ccTTTGAAAAGACGGTTGTGCCATGGAAGGACGATTCCTCCACAAAGTTTTGCCCATTTTGCTTGGAGCGTTTTGGGCTGTCACTTAGACGTCATCACTGCCGCCTCTGTGGTAACATCGCATGCCTGAAATGCTCTGACTTTTTGCCAGACACTGTGTGCG AAAGTGTATTGAAGTCGGAGGAGGAGTTGTTGAAAGAACATCGACAAAAACAAGCGCAGAAAACCGACGGTGTAGAGGCAGGGGGAGCAGAAGCTATGAGTGGCACGCTGAGGATTTGCAAACATTGTGACGGCCTGCTGGTCATCAAACTGCAGAAGTTAAAACAAAAGGCGATCAAGCCAGCTTCACTACTACTTTATGAG AGGTTAACCGAGGTCAAAAACCATTTACTGGCTCAGCTATCAGTCCATAACCCACGGGTGGAGTCCTTAAT GTCCGGAAGTTCCAGCCACAGTCGAAACTTTCTGGAAGGTGAACGAACTAAAATACTAAAAAACTTTGATCTGATTGACACGATCAG CAAAAGGATCCTGGCTCTCAGTGCGTCCACATCGAGTCCTTCTCATCAAAGACTGTACCACAAAATCAGGACTCATTGTACCCTTTTCATACAAGCCAACATGCAGACTATGGTTGCCCTTCCAACAAGCGAAGAGCTGCAAAGGCTTGAGGGGGAGCGTAGGGTTGCAATCGCCCGTCGAATCCAGGAGGAGAAGGCAGCAGAGCTTGAAGCTCAGCGGCAAGAACGAATCCAACATGAAAAACAGGAGCAAAGGACCCTGGAGAGGATGAAAAAGGGCCACACCCGGATACCCAGCTGGCCGTTAAACTTAAATAAAAGTAAGCAGGAGACCTCGCCAACCAAACGCTCAGAAGCCGGTGCCAAGACACTGGAAGGGGGATGGAAACCTTCAGTAGTGAGCGAAGCAGAGCTTATGGCATCGTCTGACAATCCGATGATACAACAGATGAACATTATCAGGAATTACATCAAGCAAGCTAAAGAAATGCAGCGGACAGACGAAGTGAAAATGCTACAGGACAATTTGAGAGAACTAGAAATGGAGTATGGACGTCAGGCTAGGTTTTAA
- the LOC139954142 gene encoding rabenosyn-5-like isoform X2, whose protein sequence is MSAAMSSSDSAIREGFLCPICFKDLNSVYQLQTHFEENHSNEDKAVLQQLKGFFGKAKKLLSKHEEQSGEVVDDIIDVTDERPVGPVTTSACVGGFDVSSWPPQELGAVCEHYDYFRGQRGTRIDRSTVETNKLLIRLEKLVKFNGECSEPSKRKAFEKTVVPWKDDSSTKFCPFCLERFGLSLRRHHCRLCGNIACLKCSDFLPDTVCESVLKSEEELLKEHRQKQAQKTDGVEAGGAEAMSGTLRICKHCDGLLVIKLQKLKQKAIKPASLLLYERLTEVKNHLLAQLSVHNPRVESLMSGSSSHSRNFLEGERTKILKNFDLIDTISKRILALSASTSSPSHQRLYHKIRTHCTLFIQANMQTMVALPTSEELQRLEGERRVAIARRIQEEKAAELEAQRQERIQHEKQEQRTLERMKKGHTRIPSWPLNLNKSKQETSPTKRSEAGAKTLEGGWKPSVVSEAELMASSDNPMIQQMNIIRNYIKQAKEMQRTDEVKMLQDNLRELEMEYGRQARF, encoded by the exons ATGTCTGCAGCAATGAGTAGCAGTGACTCCGCCATTCGAGAGGGATTTCTCTGTCCAATCTGCTTTAAGGATCTCAACTCTGTCTATCAACTGCAgacacattttgaagaaaatcacaGTAATGAAGACAAGGCTGTTTTACAACAGCTAAAAGGATTTTTTG GTAAAGCCAAGAAGCTGTTGAGTAAACATGAAGAGCAGTCTGGGGAGGTTGTGGATGATATCATTGATGTGACCGATGAGAGGCCCGTTGGGCCAGTTACAACCTCAGCCTGTGTTGGAGGATTTGATGTGTCGTCTTGGCCCCCTCAAGAATTGG GAGCTGTGTGCGAGCATTACGACTACTTTAGGGGTCAACGTGGCACAAGGATAGACCGTAGCACTGTTGAAACCAACAAGCTACTGATCCGTTTGGAGAAACTAGTGAAGTTTAACGGTGAATGCAGCGAGCCATCCAAACGTAAAG ccTTTGAAAAGACGGTTGTGCCATGGAAGGACGATTCCTCCACAAAGTTTTGCCCATTTTGCTTGGAGCGTTTTGGGCTGTCACTTAGACGTCATCACTGCCGCCTCTGTGGTAACATCGCATGCCTGAAATGCTCTGACTTTTTGCCAGACACTGTGTGCG AAAGTGTATTGAAGTCGGAGGAGGAGTTGTTGAAAGAACATCGACAAAAACAAGCGCAGAAAACCGACGGTGTAGAGGCAGGGGGAGCAGAAGCTATGAGTGGCACGCTGAGGATTTGCAAACATTGTGACGGCCTGCTGGTCATCAAACTGCAGAAGTTAAAACAAAAGGCGATCAAGCCAGCTTCACTACTACTTTATGAG AGGTTAACCGAGGTCAAAAACCATTTACTGGCTCAGCTATCAGTCCATAACCCACGGGTGGAGTCCTTAAT GTCCGGAAGTTCCAGCCACAGTCGAAACTTTCTGGAAGGTGAACGAACTAAAATACTAAAAAACTTTGATCTGATTGACACGATCAG CAAAAGGATCCTGGCTCTCAGTGCGTCCACATCGAGTCCTTCTCATCAAAGACTGTACCACAAAATCAGGACTCATTGTACCCTTTTCATACAAGCCAACATGCAGACTATGGTTGCCCTTCCAACAAGCGAAGAGCTGCAAAGGCTTGAGGGGGAGCGTAGGGTTGCAATCGCCCGTCGAATCCAGGAGGAGAAGGCAGCAGAGCTTGAAGCTCAGCGGCAAGAACGAATCCAACATGAAAAACAGGAGCAAAGGACCCTGGAGAGGATGAAAAAGGGCCACACCCGGATACCCAGCTGGCCGTTAAACTTAAATAAAAGTAAGCAGGAGACCTCGCCAACCAAACGCTCAGAAGCCGGTGCCAAGACACTGGAAGGGGGATGGAAACCTTCAGTAGTGAGCGAAGCAGAGCTTATGGCATCGTCTGACAATCCGATGATACAACAGATGAACATTATCAGGAATTACATCAAGCAAGCTAAAGAAATGCAGCGGACAGACGAAGTGAAAATGCTACAGGACAATTTGAGAGAACTAGAAATGGAGTATGGACGTCAGGCTAGGTTTTAA